In the genome of Luteitalea pratensis, the window CGTGGGCACGATCGGCGACGGCACGATTTATCGCGCGAGCCTGGACGACACGGTCGCGCGCGTCTTCATCCCGGGGACTGACGGCGGGCAGGCCACCGGCCTGAAGGTGTGGCGCGACCGGCTGTACGTCGCCGGCGGTGCGACGGGCCAGCTTCGCGTGTATGAAATCGCGACCGGCCAACTACTGGCCACCGTCGATACCGGCGAGGGTGGCCTGCTCAACGACCTCGCGATCACCAATACCGGCGACGTGTACGTGACCGACTCCTTCCGCCCGTATCTCTGGCACGCGACCGCCGAGCAGGTCGAGGCGGGTGGCGGCGTGCCGCAGGCCATCCCGGTCGAACCCGAGATCGCCTACGACCCGTTTGCCTTCAACCTCAATGGCATCGTCTCGCTCGAAGACGGGCAGCGGCTGATCGTGGGGCACTCGGGCACGGGTGAGCTGTTCCGCATCGATGTCGATGCGGACGCGCCGCTCGGCCGAACGATCCAGCGTATCGACGTCGAGCCGCTCTTCAGCGACGGCCTGCTGTTGGACAAGGGGCAGCTGGTGGTCGTGACGTTCTATCCCGCGCCGACGCTGACCTTCGTCAGGCTCGACGCAGACGCCGGGTCCGGCGTCGTGGTGGGGCAGCTTACACACCCCTCGATCACCGATCCGTCGACGGTCGCGCGCGCCCGCAACAGCTACCTCGTGGTGAACGCCGACTTCCTCACGAGCACGCCGCCGTTCACCGTGACGGCGCTGCCCCGCAACGCAGCCGCAGGGGAGTCGGAGCCCTGAGCACAACACAAATGCCTGCGGCCTGTCGGCCTGGCGGGCTCGGAGAGCCCGC includes:
- a CDS encoding SMP-30/gluconolactonase/LRE family protein, with the translated sequence MYPTTLPARSILTATTLALTVTLGATSSAFARQDARPDARVYALEPSTHGNPEGVAYDPRSGTFFVGTIGDGTIYRASLDDTVARVFIPGTDGGQATGLKVWRDRLYVAGGATGQLRVYEIATGQLLATVDTGEGGLLNDLAITNTGDVYVTDSFRPYLWHATAEQVEAGGGVPQAIPVEPEIAYDPFAFNLNGIVSLEDGQRLIVGHSGTGELFRIDVDADAPLGRTIQRIDVEPLFSDGLLLDKGQLVVVTFYPAPTLTFVRLDADAGSGVVVGQLTHPSITDPSTVARARNSYLVVNADFLTSTPPFTVTALPRNAAAGESEP